Proteins encoded by one window of Enterobacter hormaechei subsp. xiangfangensis:
- the osmB gene encoding osmotically-inducible lipoprotein OsmB has protein sequence MTFTSKKLAAAVLAITVAMSLSACSNWSKRDRNTAIGAGAGALGGAVLTDGSTLGTLGGAAVGGIIGHQVGK, from the coding sequence CCAGCAAAAAATTAGCCGCCGCTGTTCTGGCAATCACTGTAGCAATGTCCCTGAGCGCTTGCTCTAACTGGTCTAAACGTGACCGTAACACCGCGATTGGTGCCGGTGCTGGTGCGCTTGGTGGTGCAGTATTAACGGATGGTAGTACGCTGGGTACATTAGGTGGTGCTGCCGTAGGTGGTATTATCGGTCACCAGGTGGGCAAATAA